The following coding sequences are from one Shewanella violacea DSS12 window:
- the xerC gene encoding tyrosine recombinase XerC, protein MNANWFKQFESHLSSERQLSAHTVRNYLYELHRVTDKLDASASFPISWSEISHEQIQHVLGQLHRQGLSPRSLSLTLSAVKQFCDFLLGEGVINANPAKNLSAPKQNKPLPKNMDLDSVTHLLEIDADDPLSVRDKAIMELFYSSGLRLAELAALDVLDIRFADRQVKVLGKGSKERIVPVGRCAIDAIQAWLTFREAIPCQDEALFVTAKGNRLAHRSIQARLAKWGQEQALNMRVHPHKLRHSFATHMLESSADLRAVQELLGHANLSTTQIYTSLDFQHLAKVYDGAHPRASRSKKLNNGQGEES, encoded by the coding sequence ATGAACGCCAACTGGTTTAAACAGTTTGAGAGTCACTTGAGCAGCGAGCGACAGCTTTCGGCCCATACAGTACGTAATTATCTCTACGAGTTGCACAGGGTTACCGATAAACTCGACGCTAGTGCCTCTTTTCCCATCTCTTGGTCTGAAATCAGCCATGAACAAATTCAACATGTCTTGGGGCAATTACACCGCCAAGGTCTGAGCCCGCGATCCTTGTCATTAACGCTTTCGGCGGTGAAGCAGTTTTGTGACTTCTTACTGGGTGAAGGGGTGATAAATGCCAATCCTGCCAAGAATCTGAGTGCGCCTAAGCAAAATAAACCTCTGCCTAAAAATATGGATCTCGACTCTGTGACTCACCTGTTAGAGATAGACGCCGACGATCCCTTGAGTGTGCGTGATAAAGCCATCATGGAATTGTTCTACTCCTCGGGGCTGCGGCTCGCCGAGCTGGCGGCTCTGGATGTGCTGGATATTCGTTTTGCCGATCGGCAAGTTAAGGTATTAGGTAAAGGAAGCAAGGAAAGGATTGTTCCTGTAGGTCGATGTGCCATCGATGCTATTCAGGCTTGGTTGACGTTTAGAGAGGCTATTCCCTGCCAAGATGAGGCGTTATTCGTTACAGCCAAAGGCAATCGACTCGCCCATAGAAGCATACAAGCTAGATTAGCCAAATGGGGACAGGAGCAGGCCTTGAATATGCGGGTGCATCCTCATAAGTTACGCCATTCGTTTGCGACTCATATGCTGGAGTCCAGCGCCGATCTACGTGCGGTGCAGGAATTGCTTGGCCATGCCAACCTCTCGACGACTCAGATATACACAAGTTTAGATTTTCAGCATCTGGCAAAAGTGTACGACGGGGCCCACCCAAGGGCCAGTCGATCCAAGAAGCTCAATAACGGGCAAGGGGAAGAAAGCTGA